In the Aptenodytes patagonicus chromosome 5, bAptPat1.pri.cur, whole genome shotgun sequence genome, ATCCAACAGCTGTGTACGCCTACAGTTTCCTGCTTGCCATTCCACTGATTGatattttcaagatttaaaaatCTAATCCTGTAGAAATCTATGAAAAGAGTATCTTTAAAAGTTAAGATAGAAGGTGCATAGCAGATAACCATCTGCAAGtaccaaacacagaaatatatatatgttatactCACTTTTCCTTGTCTGACTTGTAGATCTGTGCAATATCCGGTACTAAAGGATCATCTGGATTAGGATCACAAAGTAAGGAGCATATGgacaataaaactaaataaaagagACACTAGATTAAACAAGTTAGTTTGCTTTATTTCTATAATCCTTTAATATATTCCAGTACGCTGAAGGAGGGTGGTGGAAGGGAGATTGGAAAGAGAATGCACGTTAGTATTAAGCTTTCACATAGCAGTTCTGCTCAGGAATGTTTATACAGCATCATTTTTCTAGGTCCTAAGTAAACAACACCTGATACTAGCCTAGAGAACTTGCAACCCATGGACCCATACCTTTTGTAATGATCTCTCTCCCACGTTTTAACCTATGGACATTAAACAAACTACAGACTACATAGTTATCTATAAATATTTGACCAAACTAAGCTCTTCCATCTACAATTATTTAAGATAATTAATGTTGTTAATATTATACTGCCATATAATACTCTATTTGTGCATATCCTTCTCCACTTCTGTGCTGACAGTTATCCTCTCCTTCATATGAATATTTTACTTAATTTGATAGAAGTGTGACTTCCATTTTGGGAAAATACTTCATCAGTATTATATGCAGGTATTCATTTATAATTCCATATTCACTTCCTGGTATTGAACCAAGGATATTTGCTTTTTCTAACATTGTCAGTTCATACTTCTCAggaaatttctatttttagattCAGAACTAATATGAATACAAGAGTACACAGTTAAACAGTTCTAAACACATGGTGAAAGGGAATTTGATGCTACAATGAGAATCTGCTgtagaacaggattttttttcttacttcgcCTTGTTACAAAAGAGCCCAGACTAATACCTATTTTCACCAGTAGTGAGTTCAACCACTTCATACTgacatatttcattttattaagtgCCAAATACACCAGTAATATTAGAAAATCGGGTTAGAATACTTGGTCACACCAATCAGAGGTGCTATCAGTACGTTGTAATCCTTTGATTCAGTAAAACAAGAACTGTAAAGGAGAAACTTCCATGAGCCACTGAGCTAATTTCCAGTTTATGAAATATACGATGTGCAAGCACATGTGTAAAAGCACGTCAAATCAGAACACAAGACCAGCAGACTGCTCCTCTTTATAACTGACAGTACGCTCAACAGTAAAGACACAGAAAAGTGCTGAAGATGTAAAAACTTAGAGTTTTCATTTGTAAACTCCAACTGTTAAACACGATGTAAGTGCCAACTCTCATTTGCTAAATACCTTCTAAATAACTAGAAACAAGACAATTTTTTCTCAGCAATAAAACAATCAACCAATTTCTGTGGAAAGTTAATACCAGCTACACACAATAGTAATTCATGTCTTCAGCAACTACACCAGGAAACAGTATTAAACTTAAATTTTATTTAGCTTCTGAGATTACTGCACAGGGTTGTTACATATGAGCAGAAGTTGCTTTTCCAAGGAGGTATAGCAATTGCACTTGCATAGAGCAATTTCCATTGGACAAAGATTaacaattttttccttgcttgtacACCAAATGCAGTAACACTGTTCTAAAAAAAGACACGTGGTTTAGAGAGCTTTCAAGCACATAAGCAAGATGCGATACTGTTTAACCTTTTGAGTCACATGAGAACTTTCTGTAATATGACTAAGTGTGCCTAAGCATTTTGAAGATGGGTGAGAAAAAACAATGATAGCACCCAGATTTAATAAGCAGCTTTTTAAGTGACACAAAATGACTACAACAAAAGAACTGCTTAACTGTAACCTCAATGTTCCAAAAATCTACAGTGTTCAACTTGAGAAAGTTTAACTACAGGactagaatattttaataaatcttttaCTGATGACTTTGAAAGCAGCTACGTTTTAAAATACTCATCTTACGGAGGAATGCAAACCAGAACaatttatctcattttaaaatgaagcgTAATTAAGATCTGAGCCCACACAAGGATGCTCAGGCAACCCAAAGAGCCATCAATAAGCAATCAGGTAAGCCCACACACGTCAGTATCAGGGTTTTCCATTTACAtccaaattaatttgatttttaagctCTCTTCACCAGTTTCTCCACAGTTCTGCATGCACAGTCAGCTATAATACAGAAGTTGCATTTCAGGTTAATTGGACATTTAGTATCTTACTCAACTTGTTTTAGAACATTTCTTCACCATTCACATAATATTTTATGTAATGTGACACTCCAAATAAACTGTGCAAGATCTTGGATCTTAACAAGAATTCCAATGGCATTTGCTACTTCTGTAACAAGCAGAATAAATGAGTTCCCACTGCCACCCTTAGACAGTGCAGTAATACACAAAAAAGCGCCATGGCAGTGTATGCAATTTCATAAATCCATTAGCAAATCTGTGAGTTTACCTTTAGATACAGTCAGAGCTGGTGACCATTGTGATCTCAGGATATCAAGACAAATACTCCCATTACTGTTTATGTTTGGGTGGTATATTTTTGTTGTAAAAGcaatctggaataaaaaaataaataaaaaacaagtaaCATCAAATTAACATTGTCCCTTCAGTTACAGTCATACTAGATCTGCCAACACAATCTATCGTACAGTCTTATCTGTTCATCCACTATGAACATGTATCCTATTGCTGGCCTTTCTAGTTTTAACTTCCAAAATTAAGCCTCAAAGAACTAAGACACAGAAACAAAGCTTTGACCAAAAAATGGTGTAAGTTTTGAGAGAAAGGACTTACCTTTGGTGGTTTGAAAGGATAGTCTGTTGGAAAGTGTACTGTGAGAAAAAATACTCCCCCTTGATATGCACTATCAGGctggggaaagaaacaaaacaaacaaaacatattaATATATTTCAGCTATTCTGGAGCTTCCCTTCTGAACGCAGATAACCTCCCAAAGCTACGAGTATCTTAGAAAATCCATTTTTTGCCCAGTACACAGCCCATGCTATGGGCCACAGCCCACTATGGGCTGTGTACTGGGAAGGCACAGAGGGAATTGAACCCTCCCACTGGCCTGCAGAGCTACAGTAGAGCCAACCATGGCTACTACTGCAGTAGTGCAACACGGCTACTGAGTGCTGCCctttctggggaaagaaagggagggagcagTGTTTGACTGGTGGAGCTACAAAACTGCTGATCCATCAGCTCCACTGCACCAAGGGGAATACAAAACCCAGAGCGGGTCTTCCAAATCCTGTCTCTGTGCAACACCACAGCTGCTCTGATCCTCCTCCATCCTTAAGCTACAAAGATACTTACCTTAAGAAGTGGTTTCTCTTTGCAGATGCAAAGAGTAGGATTTTCCAACATAATTCAGTTGATCATGATGACATCAGGGAGTTTTAAAACACACAACATCTTTGTGACCTGTACAAATCTGTGAACATGCATTTTGTTAGAGAACATGTGCACAGGTTTACGTCCAGGTTGCACACAGTTAATAGATAGAAATAACTTTGTTGCAGTCATCTGTTGAGGAAATCTTTCGTGTTTATTAACCAGAAAAGTGAGGTCTCAATGCTAAATGACAGAGAGCAGTGCTGCCATTTCTGAttaagggaaggagaagaaaaacctcTCTCATTACTTGGTAAGTTTAAAACAGCAACATAGGAACTCAATCTCAGCAAAGCTGCAGAAGATCAAGTTTTTGGGTTTTCTTATGGAAGCAAAGGcagactgttttttaaatagaatgttTACCTTGGAAAtgagcaaaaattatttcttatattCATCTCTAAAACTGTAAAGTCACAAATGGTCCACTAAGACATGTCGTCTTAAACATTCAAAATGCAGACAGTGTAGCAATGTAAGGCAGGTTATATATAGTATTGCTAAGAAGTCAGCATTAGGTAACAGCAGAAGAGATTGCTGCTGTACTTCCAATTAGGTTTGAAAGGACTGCTTGCATGCATACTAAATGGATTTGTCAAAGTTGAAATAAGCCGAAGATGAGAAAGTTCACTGTCAGAC is a window encoding:
- the UBE2D1 gene encoding ubiquitin-conjugating enzyme E2 D1 isoform X1; translated protein: MALKRIQKELSDLQRDPPAHCSAGPVGDDLFHWQATIMGPPDSAYQGGVFFLTVHFPTDYPFKPPKIAFTTKIYHPNINSNGSICLDILRSQWSPALTVSKVLLSICSLLCDPNPDDPLVPDIAQIYKSDKEKYNRHAREWTQKYAM
- the UBE2D1 gene encoding ubiquitin-conjugating enzyme E2 D1 isoform X4 translates to MLENPTLCICKEKPLLKPDSAYQGGVFFLTVHFPTDYPFKPPKIAFTTKIYHPNINSNGSICLDILRSQWSPALTVSKVLLSICSLLCDPNPDDPLVPDIAQIYKSDKEKYNRHAREWTQKYAM
- the UBE2D1 gene encoding ubiquitin-conjugating enzyme E2 D1 isoform X3; this encodes MALKRIQKELSDLQRDPPAHCSAGPVGDDLFHWQATIMGPPDSAYQGGVFFLTVHFPTDYPFKPPKIAFTTKIYHPNINSNGSICLDILRSQWSPALTVSKDDPLVPDIAQIYKSDKEKYNRHAREWTQKYAM
- the UBE2D1 gene encoding ubiquitin-conjugating enzyme E2 D1 isoform X2, whose amino-acid sequence is MALKRIQKELSDLQRDPPAHCSAGPVGDDLFHWQATIMGPPDSAYQGGVFFLTVHFPTDYPFKPPKIAFTTKIYHPNINSNGSICLDILRSQWSPALTVSKEQCYCIWCTSKEKIVNLCPMEIALCKCNCYTSLEKQLLLICNNPVQ